From one uncultured Bacteroides sp. genomic stretch:
- a CDS encoding mechanosensitive ion channel domain-containing protein: MNMIENLLQQEVYRILFGTILFVISIVATFIIYKRVISILKRKARFTKSKVDDFIIDILKIPVLWLMLWILFKIFSHSFLSQTDFFATLMKINNILLILTIGWLMMKVVKAFFYYYLNKLDMTAADNLEARRNFTKMKIFENIIVVLISVVVVAFCLMTFEQVRSIGISLLTSAGIAGIIVGFAAQKSIATILAGIQIAITQPIRLDDVVIVEGEWGRIEEITLTYVVVKIWDERRLVLPVTYFIEKPFQNWTRNTAEILGTIFLYVDYSLPVDALRKQLLVLLENQPLWDKRVANIQVTDTKERYKELRVLVSSRDASKNWDLRVDLREKLIDFINKEYPDCFVKVRFAGSEVLSKKEEMPKQAPESNLQKS, from the coding sequence ATGAATATGATCGAGAATTTACTACAACAAGAAGTATATAGAATTTTATTCGGAACAATTCTATTTGTCATTTCCATTGTTGCTACATTTATCATTTATAAACGAGTAATCAGCATACTGAAAAGAAAAGCGCGATTTACTAAAAGTAAAGTAGACGACTTTATCATTGATATTCTCAAGATACCCGTTCTTTGGCTGATGCTCTGGATTTTATTTAAGATTTTCAGCCATTCATTTCTTTCGCAAACAGATTTCTTCGCTACGCTGATGAAGATCAATAACATCTTACTGATACTCACTATCGGTTGGTTGATGATGAAAGTGGTTAAAGCATTCTTTTACTACTACCTTAACAAGTTGGATATGACGGCTGCCGATAACCTGGAGGCACGCAGAAACTTCACCAAAATGAAGATTTTCGAGAACATTATCGTTGTATTAATATCGGTGGTGGTGGTAGCTTTTTGCTTAATGACCTTTGAACAAGTCAGATCCATCGGAATCAGCCTCTTGACCTCCGCCGGAATTGCAGGTATCATTGTAGGGTTTGCTGCACAAAAAAGCATTGCGACTATACTGGCAGGTATACAAATTGCAATCACACAACCTATCAGGCTAGATGATGTAGTTATTGTGGAAGGTGAATGGGGGCGAATTGAAGAAATTACGCTGACCTACGTAGTAGTGAAAATATGGGATGAAAGACGACTTGTGCTACCCGTCACGTATTTCATAGAGAAACCTTTTCAAAATTGGACGCGTAATACAGCAGAAATATTGGGAACTATTTTTTTATACGTTGATTACTCATTGCCTGTAGATGCATTAAGAAAGCAATTGTTAGTATTACTTGAAAACCAGCCTCTATGGGATAAACGTGTTGCCAACATTCAGGTAACGGATACAAAGGAGCGATACAAAGAACTAAGAGTACTGGTCAGCAGCCGCGATGCTTCGAAGAATTGGGATTTGCGAGTAGATCTTCGGGAAAAACTGATCGACTTCATTAATAAAGAATACCCCGATTGCTTTGTCAAAGTACGTTTTGCCGGAAGCGAAGTTCTATCAAAAAAAGAAGAAATGCCAAAACAGGCTCCAGAAAGCAATTTACAAAAGTCATAA